In Metarhizium brunneum chromosome 3, complete sequence, a genomic segment contains:
- the csn-1 gene encoding COP9 signalosome complex subunit 1 → MAASDEVLGYLAKQSNLGGVVVLDLPKLDLGLYIQNYVGRTRFDRLFLIGQSSAALCVEALKAAVVEAKAGNDVNRYRDAWDALRTVAPNDPEAQRDDAWIERTEMANKAETARLEGELKGYRNNLIKESIRMGNEDLGKHFESIGRLNEATEAYTRMRQDVSTTKHIVDCGMHLANVSLHRRDYAMVLNNVGKITAVQNEDDERAPQAYTRIASGIALLGMDRFEDAAKAFLRTDSTVPPTEYSHIASPNDVAVYGGLLALATMDRKELQHLVLDNLYFRTFLEHEPHIRKAISLFVNGRYSNCLSILEGSRADYLLDVYLQSHVPAIYSKIRTKCIVQYFVPFSCVTLESLDAAFAQPGTSIGPELVKMIRQDALKARIDAKNKLLVAVRPDARLVMQKEALLVARNYEREAKERLRRISLIAAELDVSGGKKAISGGAASSSLDEAWYDENKQSSPQGAELEAAS, encoded by the exons ATGGCAGCTTCTGACGAAGTTCTTGGCTACCTTGCCAAGCAGAGCAACTTGGGTGGCGTCGTCGTACTTG ACTTGCCGAAGCTTGACCTTGGACTCTATATCCAAAATTATGTCG GCCGAACTCGCTTCGATCGCCTCTTTCTAATCGGCCAGAGCTCCGCGGCGCTTTGTGTTGAGGCTCTGAAAGCTGCTGttgtcgaggccaaggcaggAAACGATGTCAACCGTTATCGCGATGCGTGGGATGCTTTAAGGACAGTGGCACCAAATGATCCAGAAGCCCAGAGAGACGATGCGTGGATAGAACGAACGGAGATGGCGAACAAGGCCGAGACGGCAAGGCTCGAGGGTGAGCTGAAAGGATACAGAAACAATCTTATCAAAGAGAGCATCCGG ATGGGTAATGAGGACCTTGGCAAACATTTCGAAAGCATAGGAAGGCTCAATGAAGCCACCGAGGCGTATACCAGGATGCGTCAGGATGTGAGCACCACCAAACATATTGTCGATTGTGGCATGCACCTCGCCAACGTCTCTCTCCACCGTCGCGATTATGCCATGGTATTGAACAACGTTGGTAAAATCACAGCTGTGCAGaacgaggatgatgaaagGGCACCGCAGGCATACACAAGAATTGCCTCTGGAATTGCCCTTTTGGGCATGGATCGCTTTGAAGATGCTGCAAAGGCCTTCTTGAGAACAGATTCTACCGTACCTCCAACGGAATATAGCCATATCGCCAGTCCTAACGACGTCGCCGTCTATGGTGGCCTTCTGGCCCTTGCTACCATGGATCGGAAGGAACTTCAGCACCTAGTATTGGACAACCTGTACTTTCGCACATTTCTCGAGCATGAGCCGCACATTCGAAAGGCCATCAGCCTATTTGTGAATGGTCGATATTCGAACTGTCTCTCTATATTAGAGGGTTCCCGGGCAGATTATCTCCTGGATGTTTATCTGCAGAGCCACGTCCCAGCCATCTACTCCAAGATTCGCACGAAGTGTATCGTTCAGTACTTTGTTCCATTTTCGTGCGTTACGCTAGAAAGTTTAGATGCAGCATTTGCGCAGCCAGGCACATCTATTGGTCCCGAGCTAGTAAAAATGATCCGTCAAGACGCATTGAAGGCGCGTATCGATGCGAAAAACAAG CTTCTTGTTGCCGTCCGGCCCGACGCCCGGCTCGTGATGCAGAAAGAAGCACTACTAGTGGCCCGGAATTACGAGCGGGAAGCCAAGGAACGATTGCGCCGTATTAGCCTGATAGCAGCTGAACTAGATGTATCGGGAGGTAAGAAGGCAATCTCAGGTGGTGCTGCCAGTTC